Proteins found in one Kangiella sediminilitoris genomic segment:
- the mraZ gene encoding division/cell wall cluster transcriptional repressor MraZ has product MFRGATAINMDAKGRIAIPAKYRSRFHDACANQIVVTIDLFDPCLLLFPLPQWEQLEATLDTFSNTDPNQRRIKRMLLGHASEHEIDGNGRILLPPVLREYAQLEKEVLLAGQGKTFQIWNETNWHQKIEEDVAALGEGPLDTENLPDLAF; this is encoded by the coding sequence ATGTTTAGAGGCGCAACAGCAATAAATATGGACGCGAAAGGTCGCATCGCCATCCCGGCGAAGTACCGCTCGCGTTTTCATGATGCTTGCGCTAATCAAATTGTGGTTACTATTGACCTGTTTGACCCATGTTTACTGCTTTTCCCACTACCCCAATGGGAGCAACTCGAAGCAACCCTAGACACTTTTTCCAATACCGATCCTAATCAACGTCGTATCAAAAGAATGTTACTCGGACATGCATCTGAGCATGAAATCGATGGCAATGGACGTATTCTTCTACCTCCTGTTTTGCGTGAGTATGCGCAATTAGAGAAGGAAGTACTTCTTGCTGGCCAAGGTAAAACGTTCCAAATCTGGAATGAAACCAACTGGCATCAGAAGATTGAAGAAGATGTGGCTGCATTAGGTGAAGGTCCACTTGATACAGAGAATTTACCGGACCTGGCGTTTTAG
- a CDS encoding glutaminase has translation MNYQEIFQEISNELKGFDEIGQVATYIPALAKGNPNKFGMYLVTEEGHEYAHGDTEEPFSIQSISKVLSLVYAFKLVGTDLWKRVGVEPSGSPFNSLVQLEYEQGIPRNPLINAGAIVICDILISQLENPYDDFIRFVRELSGNPNIQYREETAASEKECGYKNNAHINLMKSFGNIDNDVEQVLDFYFYLCSIEMSCKDLAQTFMFLARGGKNPLTNKRVLTAQETKRINSIMLLCGFYDEAGEFAFKVGLPGKSGVGGGIVAIYPDQYSIAVWSPGLNSKGNSSKGIKALEIFTTITQSNVFGPMPIFDELEYE, from the coding sequence ATGAATTATCAAGAGATATTCCAGGAAATTAGTAACGAACTCAAAGGATTTGATGAAATCGGCCAGGTCGCGACCTACATTCCAGCACTGGCAAAAGGCAATCCCAATAAATTCGGTATGTACCTGGTGACTGAAGAAGGACACGAATATGCTCATGGCGATACTGAAGAGCCCTTTTCGATACAAAGTATTTCTAAGGTTCTGTCGCTTGTTTATGCCTTTAAATTAGTTGGCACTGACTTATGGAAGCGTGTTGGCGTCGAACCTTCCGGCAGCCCTTTTAATTCACTGGTGCAACTGGAATATGAACAAGGGATACCCCGGAACCCTTTGATTAACGCCGGCGCCATAGTCATCTGTGACATATTGATTAGCCAGCTAGAAAATCCCTACGACGACTTTATTCGCTTCGTTCGTGAGCTCTCGGGTAACCCCAACATCCAATACCGCGAAGAAACAGCAGCTTCGGAAAAGGAATGTGGTTACAAAAACAACGCCCACATTAATCTCATGAAATCTTTTGGCAATATTGATAATGACGTCGAGCAGGTACTCGATTTCTATTTTTATCTATGCTCTATCGAAATGTCATGCAAAGATTTGGCCCAGACATTTATGTTCTTGGCACGGGGCGGCAAGAATCCACTTACTAACAAAAGAGTACTGACGGCGCAGGAAACCAAACGAATAAATTCTATCATGCTGCTTTGCGGCTTTTATGACGAAGCTGGTGAGTTCGCATTTAAAGTGGGACTACCTGGGAAAAGTGGTGTAGGAGGTGGTATCGTCGCTATTTATCCCGATCAATATAGTATCGCCGTGTGGAGCCCTGGATTGAATAGTAAAGGTAATTCAAGCAAAGGGATTAAAGCTTTGGAAATTTTTACAACCATTACTCAATCCAACGTGTTTGGGCCAATGCCGATTTTTGATGAGCTAGAGTACGAGTAA
- a CDS encoding TrmH family RNA methyltransferase gives MSDNRQLEHHDHLGGNNKHPIRILVHDITVPMNVGSIFRISDALGVEKIYLSGNTPIPPNNKIRKTSRSTEKYVDYKTFVNPVELIEELKEDNYTIVALEITSDSIPIQELKLEKDTKICLILGSENSGVSEDLLSLADITTHIPMLGRNSSMNVATACGIAVYSFTFNQ, from the coding sequence ATGAGTGATAACCGACAACTCGAACACCACGATCATCTAGGTGGTAATAATAAGCATCCTATAAGAATTCTAGTTCATGACATTACAGTGCCGATGAATGTTGGCAGCATATTTCGTATAAGCGACGCACTAGGCGTGGAAAAAATTTACCTGTCAGGGAACACTCCCATTCCACCAAATAATAAAATTAGAAAAACGTCACGTAGTACGGAAAAGTACGTCGATTACAAAACATTCGTTAATCCGGTAGAGCTAATAGAAGAACTAAAGGAAGATAATTACACCATTGTCGCGCTGGAAATAACCAGCGACAGCATTCCCATTCAAGAACTGAAGCTAGAAAAAGACACCAAAATTTGCTTAATACTCGGCTCGGAAAACTCGGGGGTTAGTGAAGACTTGCTAAGCCTAGCCGACATCACTACACACATCCCCATGCTGGGACGTAATTCATCAATGAACGTAGCTACGGCGTGTGGGATCGCGGTTTATAGTTTTACTTTTAACCAGTAA
- a CDS encoding DUF3016 domain-containing protein: MYNFKSYITGIIALISLAMAPSLSVADAENDAKGKSAIEVTWGDFNDFRDVSPAMEPRGAFHERVKRSFDKFFTEYSEELPEGQTLVLKINDLDLAGAVQFGATNEFRVMKDVDFPRMSFSYKLLDNNKNVVKQGNASIKDMNYLHHEKTWKRSREGFYYEKRMFKEWVKENILN; this comes from the coding sequence ATGTATAACTTTAAATCGTACATAACAGGTATAATTGCTTTAATATCATTAGCTATGGCACCTTCTCTTAGTGTTGCTGACGCTGAAAATGATGCTAAAGGCAAGTCCGCCATCGAGGTCACCTGGGGTGATTTTAATGACTTCCGGGATGTTAGCCCAGCGATGGAACCTAGAGGAGCCTTCCATGAGCGTGTAAAACGTAGTTTTGATAAATTCTTTACGGAATATAGCGAAGAGTTGCCTGAAGGTCAGACATTAGTTCTAAAGATCAATGACCTGGATTTGGCTGGAGCAGTACAGTTCGGGGCAACTAATGAATTTCGAGTTATGAAGGACGTTGACTTCCCTAGAATGAGTTTCAGCTATAAGTTATTGGATAACAATAAGAATGTAGTAAAACAGGGTAATGCAAGTATTAAAGATATGAACTATCTTCATCATGAGAAGACATGGAAGCGCTCTAGAGAAGGGTTTTACTATGAAAAACGAATGTTTAAAGAGTGGGTTAAAGAAAATATACTCAACTAG
- the rsmI gene encoding 16S rRNA (cytidine(1402)-2'-O)-methyltransferase — protein sequence MKSHQVNEASGILYVVATPIGNIDDMSYRAVTTLQQVNLICAEDTRHSQRLMEHYAIKTPMMSLHEHNEQSRIQQIMDRLESGDSIALISDAGTPLISDPGFKLVRELRDKGYKVSPIPGPSAIVTALSVAGLATDSFSFWGFLPAKSSARKARYSELAEHSETLVFYESSHRIVDSLKDLLEVLGDRTIAVARELTKNFETIISSETSKVIEMMLADSNQQKGEFVLIISGNTPSEKGLSVEAKNVMGSLLSELPPNKAAKLAAQITGTKKKELYQWALEQKDN from the coding sequence ATGAAAAGTCATCAGGTTAACGAAGCATCCGGTATTCTTTACGTGGTTGCTACGCCAATCGGTAATATTGACGATATGTCGTACCGTGCGGTGACTACTTTACAGCAGGTTAACTTAATCTGTGCTGAAGATACTCGGCATAGTCAACGTCTGATGGAACATTATGCGATTAAGACCCCAATGATGTCTTTGCATGAACATAATGAACAGTCGCGTATTCAGCAGATCATGGATCGCCTGGAGTCGGGAGACTCAATTGCTTTGATCTCTGATGCGGGTACGCCATTGATAAGCGACCCCGGTTTTAAGTTAGTGAGGGAGTTAAGAGATAAAGGGTATAAGGTCAGTCCAATACCAGGTCCCAGTGCTATTGTTACTGCTTTGTCAGTGGCGGGTTTAGCTACCGATAGTTTTAGTTTTTGGGGATTTCTACCTGCGAAATCGAGCGCCAGAAAAGCCCGGTATAGTGAGTTGGCTGAACATAGCGAAACTCTGGTATTTTATGAATCCTCACACCGTATTGTGGACAGCTTAAAGGATTTACTGGAAGTTCTCGGTGATCGAACTATAGCGGTGGCAAGGGAATTAACCAAAAACTTTGAAACAATTATCTCTTCTGAGACGTCTAAGGTAATAGAGATGATGCTAGCCGACTCAAATCAGCAGAAAGGTGAGTTCGTGTTAATCATCAGTGGTAATACTCCAAGTGAAAAGGGCTTGAGTGTAGAAGCCAAAAACGTAATGGGTAGTTTATTGAGCGAATTACCGCCTAATAAAGCTGCCAAGCTCGCAGCGCAGATTACTGGTACAAAAAAGAAGGAGTTATATCAGTGGGCGCTGGAGCAGAAAGATAATTAA
- a CDS encoding penicillin-binding protein activator has product MTKKSFNKNLLLALSGFLLTACVTTQTGSLTQDHGIRDRVAQPPEYYLSQAEQLQGTAQAPFKLKAAIAYKERDSEAESYAVLRSFQPTELPLEERDAYYLLFGEVALSQGKPLEAIRSLQSVSNPQDHSIGWQAHYAIQLADSLAANNRLADAAVVRLEADDLFKNFRVASEQRELAWQELLLSPMGAIEIKRNRAADHSILGWLDMAIIYKRYARSASSMSAAMEEWSNIYPEHPAKSYIDMSQIGSIDFAVTKPTRVGLFVPMSGKLAPVGHLIRDGFMAGYYQQSNIAESAEIVVYDTQGIDMQTLYQKAFEDGVDFIVGPLLKSNIDDLTAQPNLPIPTLALNRLDSNYVPNNFFQFGLPVEDEARQIARHAIREGQTRAFVINADQAIGKRAVEAFTNEFEQMGGYVVKTANISHNQNVKAAVMSMLGADQAEKRAQDLQNLLNLPIEASGQGSATADFIFMVSKVDKARIIKPYLNYYYAYDLPVYATSAVYTGSTNPSRDNDLDGISFTDAPWMLGSTEEIQDSRRRMKQLVPNSTNSLARFFALGHDSFLIIPELVEFTQNPNHMVYGLTGSLTMDVYGRFIRQLSWGLFSGGEVSPLN; this is encoded by the coding sequence ATGACAAAAAAGTCTTTTAACAAGAACCTATTATTAGCATTAAGTGGTTTTTTACTGACAGCTTGCGTTACCACTCAAACCGGTAGCTTGACCCAGGATCATGGTATTAGAGATCGGGTGGCTCAGCCGCCTGAGTATTACCTTAGTCAAGCTGAGCAGCTACAAGGCACAGCACAAGCTCCTTTTAAACTGAAAGCAGCCATTGCATATAAAGAGCGAGACTCAGAGGCCGAATCATACGCCGTTCTTCGAAGCTTTCAGCCAACCGAGTTACCACTTGAAGAAAGGGATGCTTATTACCTTCTATTTGGTGAAGTGGCTCTCAGTCAAGGAAAGCCTTTAGAAGCTATACGCTCTTTGCAATCCGTAAGTAATCCTCAAGACCACAGCATTGGGTGGCAAGCACACTATGCTATCCAGCTGGCTGACAGTCTCGCCGCTAATAATCGTTTAGCCGACGCTGCAGTAGTCCGTCTTGAAGCCGATGACTTATTCAAAAATTTCAGAGTTGCATCAGAGCAAAGAGAGCTCGCCTGGCAAGAGTTGCTCCTTTCGCCTATGGGAGCAATTGAAATAAAAAGGAACAGAGCGGCTGATCACAGCATTCTCGGCTGGCTTGACATGGCCATTATCTATAAACGTTACGCCCGAAGCGCGTCAAGCATGTCTGCTGCAATGGAGGAATGGTCAAACATTTACCCTGAGCATCCCGCTAAAAGTTACATTGATATGAGCCAGATTGGCTCCATTGACTTTGCTGTCACCAAACCAACCCGAGTCGGACTTTTTGTCCCTATGAGCGGAAAACTCGCTCCAGTTGGTCACCTTATTCGTGATGGATTTATGGCAGGTTATTACCAACAGAGCAATATTGCTGAATCTGCAGAAATAGTTGTTTATGATACGCAGGGTATTGATATGCAAACCTTGTATCAAAAGGCTTTCGAAGATGGCGTGGACTTTATTGTAGGCCCATTATTAAAGTCCAATATTGATGACTTGACGGCCCAGCCCAACCTTCCCATCCCAACTCTGGCTTTGAATAGGTTAGATTCAAATTACGTACCAAACAATTTTTTCCAATTTGGTTTACCAGTTGAAGATGAGGCAAGACAGATTGCGCGTCATGCTATCCGAGAGGGACAGACACGCGCCTTTGTCATCAATGCAGACCAGGCTATTGGGAAGAGAGCCGTAGAGGCATTTACGAATGAGTTTGAGCAAATGGGTGGCTACGTGGTAAAGACTGCCAATATATCTCACAACCAAAATGTCAAAGCAGCTGTCATGTCTATGCTCGGTGCAGACCAAGCAGAAAAACGAGCCCAAGATCTACAGAACCTCCTCAATTTGCCAATAGAGGCGAGTGGCCAGGGTTCAGCCACTGCAGACTTTATTTTTATGGTATCAAAGGTCGATAAAGCACGAATTATTAAACCATATTTAAATTATTACTACGCTTACGACCTGCCTGTATATGCAACATCAGCAGTTTACACCGGCAGCACTAACCCATCTCGTGACAATGATTTGGACGGAATATCATTTACTGATGCTCCCTGGATGCTAGGTAGCACAGAGGAAATACAAGACAGCCGTAGACGCATGAAACAGTTAGTTCCAAACTCAACCAACAGCTTGGCACGCTTTTTCGCTTTAGGCCATGACTCGTTCCTCATAATCCCTGAGCTGGTTGAGTTTACTCAAAACCCCAACCATATGGTTTATGGATTAACAGGTTCTTTAACCATGGACGTTTACGGACGGTTCATCCGACAACTGTCTTGGGGATTATTTAGTGGCGGCGAAGTCTCCCCTCTTAATTAG
- a CDS encoding YraN family protein yields the protein MLSRQKGKQAEHYAEQLLKKSKLKLLERNFHSKHGEIDLIMQSENTLVFIEVRYRANTRHGSGAETVDYRKQQKIIKTAQFFLQQMKKYQHLNCRFDVVSVTLGHKSLSADWFKDAFQQSGW from the coding sequence ATGCTTTCGCGTCAAAAGGGCAAACAAGCAGAGCATTATGCAGAGCAATTGTTGAAAAAGAGTAAGTTAAAGTTATTAGAACGCAACTTCCACTCAAAACACGGTGAAATTGACCTGATAATGCAAAGCGAAAATACACTAGTATTTATAGAGGTAAGATATCGAGCCAACACACGGCACGGGAGCGGTGCCGAGACGGTAGATTATCGAAAACAACAGAAGATTATCAAAACAGCACAGTTTTTTTTGCAACAGATGAAAAAATATCAGCATCTGAATTGTCGTTTTGATGTAGTTTCCGTAACATTAGGGCACAAATCCCTGTCAGCCGATTGGTTTAAAGATGCTTTTCAACAATCAGGCTGGTAA
- a CDS encoding phosphoheptose isomerase, which yields MIERIRDIFTESIQTKIAAADSLPESIGKAGQLMVNSLLQGNKILSCGNGGSAGDAQHFSSEMLNRFERERPSLPAIALTTDTGTLTSISNDYSYNDVFAKQLRALGQPGDILLAISTSGNSRNVINAMETALSKDMLIVALTGKDGGEMAGLVGQNDVEIRVPSNSTARIQEVHLVVIHALCDYIDNTLFGTEA from the coding sequence ATGATAGAACGTATACGTGACATTTTTACTGAAAGTATTCAAACAAAAATTGCAGCGGCTGATTCACTTCCCGAATCAATCGGCAAAGCTGGTCAGTTGATGGTGAATAGCCTACTCCAGGGCAATAAAATACTCAGTTGTGGCAATGGCGGTTCGGCTGGTGACGCACAGCATTTTTCTTCAGAAATGCTGAACCGATTTGAGAGAGAAAGGCCCAGTCTTCCTGCTATCGCATTAACGACCGACACAGGTACTTTAACCTCAATTTCTAATGATTACAGTTACAACGATGTATTTGCGAAGCAACTTCGGGCACTGGGTCAGCCTGGAGATATTCTTCTGGCAATTTCCACCAGCGGCAATTCACGTAATGTGATCAATGCCATGGAAACTGCTCTTAGTAAAGATATGCTTATCGTCGCATTAACGGGGAAGGACGGTGGCGAAATGGCAGGGCTAGTAGGCCAAAATGATGTCGAGATCCGCGTCCCTTCTAATTCAACTGCACGTATTCAAGAAGTTCATTTAGTCGTCATTCACGCATTGTGTGATTATATTGATAATACATTATTTGGCACCGAGGCTTAA
- a CDS encoding BON domain-containing protein, with the protein MTFQKLFRITLIAIATVTVLPACTTFGTIAEDNSIESRVRTLTDAIEAKNQPAFIGVDSHNLYVLIYGQVPTQAVKNTVTNEVRDIPEIRKIFNELRVADPEKVSTMSDSWITTKVKSSLAAEKGLDSKRINVVTEAGEVFLMGLVTREEGDKAALVARNISGVKKVIKIFEYIN; encoded by the coding sequence ATGACATTCCAAAAACTTTTTCGTATTACTCTTATTGCTATAGCTACGGTCACTGTTTTACCAGCCTGCACAACCTTTGGTACCATTGCCGAAGATAACAGCATTGAAAGCAGAGTCAGGACCCTTACAGATGCCATAGAAGCCAAGAACCAGCCAGCATTTATTGGAGTCGACAGTCATAATCTCTATGTATTAATTTATGGACAGGTTCCGACCCAGGCGGTTAAGAATACGGTAACCAACGAAGTACGTGACATTCCAGAAATCAGGAAAATTTTTAATGAACTTCGGGTCGCAGATCCTGAAAAAGTAAGCACTATGTCGGATAGCTGGATCACGACAAAAGTTAAATCCAGTCTTGCCGCTGAAAAGGGATTAGACTCAAAGCGAATTAACGTTGTAACAGAAGCTGGAGAAGTTTTTTTAATGGGGTTGGTTACTCGTGAAGAAGGCGATAAAGCCGCTTTGGTTGCGCGTAATATTTCAGGTGTGAAAAAGGTTATTAAGATTTTCGAGTATATAAACTAA
- a CDS encoding ClpXP protease specificity-enhancing factor — MAKSTPLQPYLLIAYYEWMVDNGWTPQVLVDCSYPEVDVPQQFANDGKIVLNIAPEAVANFELNHNYLSFSARFSGKSLNIYIPMNAIVAIYARENDQGIMFSPNMYSDEPAEEPQQTTDHDDGDGPDDEPPKPPKGRPNLKVVK, encoded by the coding sequence ATGGCGAAATCTACGCCATTACAGCCCTACCTGTTAATCGCATACTACGAGTGGATGGTCGATAATGGCTGGACACCACAAGTATTAGTTGATTGTTCCTACCCAGAGGTTGATGTACCGCAACAGTTCGCAAATGATGGCAAAATTGTTTTAAATATTGCTCCAGAAGCCGTTGCAAACTTTGAACTTAACCATAATTACTTAAGTTTTAGTGCACGCTTTTCTGGTAAATCACTTAACATTTATATCCCGATGAACGCGATAGTAGCCATTTACGCTCGAGAAAACGATCAGGGAATAATGTTTTCACCAAATATGTATTCTGACGAGCCTGCAGAGGAACCTCAGCAGACCACCGATCATGATGATGGAGATGGTCCTGATGATGAGCCACCAAAGCCACCTAAGGGACGACCAAATCTAAAAGTCGTAAAGTAG
- the sspA gene encoding stringent starvation protein SspA, producing MAVVAKRSVMTLYSGNDVYSHQVRIVLAEKGVNYEVVEVTSDKVPEDLMDLNPYGSVPTLIDRDLVLYEASIVMEYLDERFPHPPLMPVYPVTRGRSRLMMHRIQKEWYSQYEIIVNGTEAKAKKARKELQESILALSPVFASNPYFMSEEFSLVDCVIAPLLWRADKLGIEISGRGSKAIHEYMERIFERESFKVSLTEEEREMKLGLM from the coding sequence ATGGCCGTAGTTGCCAAGCGTTCAGTAATGACACTTTATTCGGGTAATGATGTGTACAGCCATCAGGTACGTATCGTATTAGCTGAAAAAGGTGTTAACTATGAAGTCGTTGAAGTGACTTCAGATAAAGTTCCGGAAGATTTAATGGACTTGAATCCCTATGGATCGGTTCCAACATTGATTGACCGTGACTTAGTACTTTATGAAGCAAGTATTGTCATGGAGTATTTAGACGAGCGTTTTCCGCACCCTCCGTTAATGCCGGTATACCCGGTTACTCGTGGCCGTAGCCGTTTGATGATGCATCGCATTCAGAAAGAATGGTACAGTCAGTATGAGATTATCGTTAATGGCACGGAAGCAAAAGCGAAAAAAGCACGTAAAGAACTTCAAGAAAGTATCCTGGCATTATCACCCGTATTCGCAAGCAACCCTTACTTTATGAGTGAGGAGTTTTCGTTGGTTGATTGTGTTATAGCTCCATTACTATGGAGAGCGGATAAGCTTGGTATCGAGATTAGCGGACGAGGTAGTAAAGCTATCCATGAGTATATGGAACGCATTTTCGAGCGTGAATCTTTTAAAGTTAGCTTAACTGAAGAAGAGCGCGAGATGAAATTGGGTCTAATGTAA
- a CDS encoding cytochrome c1 produces MKKLISAILLLLPAVALAAGGGTTYPNDKANVNYTDKASMQNGAKLFVNYCQGCHSMQYVRYSRIAQDLDLTEEEASQLILGDGKLGDTMDKAMDPELAKKKYFGVNPLDLSLAARVRGNDWLYNYLRAFYLDPARPYGVNNTVFPGVGMPHVLADLQGLQVKSDELLAAEEVISMGKARMEELKATIKNPESSAEAVARAEADVAKIEEDIQDAQQDIARISSKGNMFTIVEEGDMTPEEYDHAIRDLVAFMAYTANPVKMKSKSIGLWTMLFLLILLVLAYFLKKEFWKDLKKK; encoded by the coding sequence ATGAAAAAGTTAATTTCAGCTATTTTATTACTGCTGCCCGCTGTAGCGCTTGCTGCAGGTGGTGGCACGACGTATCCAAACGATAAAGCCAATGTTAACTACACTGATAAAGCATCTATGCAGAATGGTGCAAAGTTGTTTGTTAACTACTGTCAGGGCTGTCACTCAATGCAATACGTGCGTTATTCACGTATTGCCCAGGACCTGGATTTAACTGAAGAAGAAGCTTCTCAGCTAATCCTGGGTGATGGCAAACTTGGTGACACTATGGACAAGGCAATGGATCCTGAGTTGGCCAAGAAAAAATATTTTGGCGTAAATCCTTTGGACCTATCGTTAGCAGCTCGTGTTCGTGGTAACGACTGGTTATACAATTACCTGAGAGCATTCTACCTTGACCCAGCTCGTCCTTATGGCGTAAACAACACGGTTTTCCCTGGTGTTGGTATGCCACACGTGTTAGCTGATTTACAGGGCTTACAGGTCAAGAGTGATGAATTGCTAGCTGCTGAAGAAGTTATTTCCATGGGCAAAGCCCGCATGGAAGAACTTAAAGCAACAATCAAAAATCCAGAGTCTTCGGCCGAAGCAGTGGCTCGTGCTGAAGCGGATGTTGCGAAAATTGAAGAAGATATTCAAGACGCACAACAGGATATCGCTCGTATTTCTAGTAAGGGTAATATGTTCACCATCGTTGAAGAAGGTGATATGACTCCGGAAGAGTACGATCATGCAATTCGCGACTTAGTTGCTTTTATGGCGTATACCGCTAACCCGGTAAAAATGAAAAGTAAGAGTATAGGCCTTTGGACTATGCTATTCCTTCTCATTCTATTGGTGTTGGCATACTTCTTGAAGAAAGAGTTCTGGAAAGACCTTAAGAAGAAGTAG
- a CDS encoding cytochrome b — MFKSFMTWLDARFPATKVWNEHLAEYYAPKNFNFWYFFGSLALLVLVNQLLTGIWLTMFYSPSEPFASVEYIMRDVDMGWIIRYLHSTGASAFFVVVYLHMFRGIIYGSYKKPRELVWIFGMIIFVLLMAEAFMGYLLPWGQMSFWGAQVIVNLFSTIPVIGGDLVEWIRGDFTLSLATLNRFFALHVVAVPLALVAMVFLHIVALHKVGSNNPDGVDIKEHKDENGIPLDGIPFHPYYTVKDIVGVVVFLMIFLSIVFFAPDFGGYFLERPNFEPANPLKTPAHIAPVWYFTPFYTMLRAVPDPFGGFLVMAAAIVILFLLPWLDRQKVKSIRYRGLSFKLLLAVFVISFIILGVLGVVPVTEFTKWLGRICTIYYFFFFFALWFLPKFEKTKPVPERVTDK; from the coding sequence ATGTTTAAAAGCTTTATGACATGGCTGGACGCACGTTTCCCTGCGACAAAAGTTTGGAATGAGCACCTGGCAGAATACTACGCACCAAAGAACTTTAACTTTTGGTACTTCTTCGGTTCTTTAGCACTGTTAGTTTTGGTTAACCAGTTGTTAACTGGTATCTGGCTAACTATGTTCTATAGCCCAAGCGAACCTTTTGCTTCCGTAGAATACATCATGCGTGATGTTGATATGGGCTGGATTATCCGCTATTTACACTCAACAGGCGCATCAGCGTTTTTCGTTGTGGTTTATCTTCATATGTTCCGTGGCATTATCTATGGTTCTTATAAGAAGCCGCGTGAGCTAGTGTGGATCTTCGGTATGATTATCTTCGTGCTACTGATGGCTGAAGCTTTCATGGGCTATTTGTTACCATGGGGTCAGATGTCATTCTGGGGTGCACAGGTAATTGTTAACCTGTTCAGTACTATCCCAGTGATAGGTGGAGACCTTGTAGAGTGGATTCGTGGTGACTTTACATTGTCGTTAGCGACTTTGAACAGATTCTTTGCACTACATGTTGTAGCAGTACCATTAGCGTTGGTAGCTATGGTGTTCTTACACATCGTTGCGCTTCACAAAGTGGGCTCTAACAACCCAGATGGCGTTGATATTAAAGAGCATAAAGATGAGAACGGTATCCCGTTAGACGGAATTCCTTTCCACCCTTACTACACAGTAAAAGATATTGTGGGAGTAGTGGTGTTCTTGATGATATTCCTCTCTATCGTATTCTTCGCACCAGACTTTGGCGGTTACTTCTTAGAGCGTCCAAACTTTGAGCCTGCGAACCCATTGAAGACACCGGCACACATTGCACCTGTCTGGTACTTCACACCGTTCTATACGATGTTACGAGCTGTACCGGATCCATTTGGTGGTTTCTTAGTAATGGCCGCTGCTATTGTGATCTTATTCTTATTACCATGGCTTGATCGTCAGAAAGTAAAATCAATCCGTTACCGTGGTTTATCATTCAAGCTACTTCTAGCGGTATTTGTTATTTCTTTCATCATCCTAGGTGTTCTTGGTGTAGTGCCAGTAACTGAATTCACGAAATGGCTAGGAAGAATTTGTACTATTTATTACTTCTTCTTCTTCTTCGCTCTTTGGTTCTTACCTAAGTTCGAGAAAACTAAGCCAGTACCAGAGAGGGTAACAGACAAATGA
- the petA gene encoding ubiquinol-cytochrome c reductase iron-sulfur subunit, producing the protein MSNQGVNKGRRNLLIGATSAVGAVGVIGAAVPFVRSWAPSAKAQSAGAPVEQEYSKLEVGQQITVEWRGKPVWILRRDKKMLSSISKSEEMVADPESEKEQQPAYCKNEHRSIDPEIFVAIGICTHLGCSPKLFADPGSLESDWLGGFYCPCHGSKFDLAGRVYAGVPANANLEIPPYTIDTSSKVIIVGEDGGA; encoded by the coding sequence ATGAGTAATCAGGGCGTAAACAAAGGACGCAGAAATCTCCTGATCGGCGCTACTTCAGCAGTAGGCGCGGTTGGTGTGATTGGTGCGGCTGTACCTTTTGTACGTTCCTGGGCACCGAGTGCGAAAGCACAGTCAGCCGGTGCTCCAGTAGAGCAAGAATATAGCAAATTAGAAGTTGGTCAGCAGATTACTGTTGAGTGGCGTGGTAAGCCAGTGTGGATTCTGCGTCGTGATAAAAAAATGTTGAGCAGCATTTCTAAGAGTGAAGAGATGGTAGCGGATCCGGAATCTGAAAAAGAACAGCAGCCGGCTTATTGTAAGAATGAGCACCGCTCTATCGATCCTGAGATTTTTGTAGCGATCGGTATCTGTACACACTTGGGTTGTTCACCTAAATTATTCGCAGACCCGGGTTCATTAGAAAGTGATTGGTTAGGTGGTTTCTACTGCCCATGTCACGGTTCTAAGTTTGACTTGGCTGGTCGAGTTTATGCAGGTGTACCAGCGAATGCCAACTTGGAAATTCCACCTTATACAATCGACACATCATCTAAAGTGATAATTGTCGGTGAAGACGGAGGTGCCTAA